The Acidobacteriota bacterium genome includes a region encoding these proteins:
- a CDS encoding VanZ family protein, whose protein sequence is MSELPLSKRLLYLALPLGWMACLFFFSTDVLSSNQTGSVIEPLIHKVVRTIDPTASPKAVWLGHLLLRKLGHLTEYACLAILWAVVLRKVSGWSHRSVLLMALIFSVGYAVIDEWHQTFTLERSGTIQDVIIDGMGALIGLGILSLIWWWKIRREQSVSFRRTI, encoded by the coding sequence TTGTCAGAACTCCCTCTCTCCAAACGACTGCTTTATCTGGCACTCCCACTTGGTTGGATGGCCTGCCTGTTTTTCTTCTCAACCGATGTCCTGTCATCCAATCAAACGGGCTCGGTGATTGAACCCCTGATTCATAAAGTTGTTCGCACCATTGATCCAACGGCTTCGCCAAAAGCGGTCTGGCTGGGTCATCTCTTGCTTCGCAAACTTGGCCATCTCACGGAATATGCCTGTCTGGCAATTCTGTGGGCAGTTGTATTGCGGAAAGTCAGCGGGTGGTCACATCGCAGTGTGCTGTTGATGGCACTGATCTTTTCGGTGGGATATGCCGTGATTGATGAATGGCACCAGACCTTTACTTTGGAGCGATCTGGAACCATTCAAGATGTCATTATTGATGGGATGGGAGCACTTATTGGACTTGGAATCCTGAGTCTGATCTGGTGGTGGAAAATCAGGCGCGAACAATCGGTTTCGTTTCGCCGAACCATTTGA
- a CDS encoding ribonuclease J, translating to MINTPVEIIPLGGLGEFGMNCLALRYDGSMIIIDVGLMFSEVGHYGVDIMIPDFSYVEEHRDELLAVVLTHSHEDHIGALPFLLQAVNVPVYGTPYTLSVADRKLDEHKLTDCTQTHTIHAGESFTVGPFTVEFIRVSHSTVDCVALAVTTPVGVIIHTGDYKFDETPVCGDAINIERLKEYGRRGVLALLSDSTNVERPGRMPSERAVIPALEDIFDQTDGRIFVSCFASSIHRIQIILDLADDFGRSVFPVGRGMLRSLETADQNGFLRIPDGLLLTASEYKQTNSEDVVVLATGCQGEPMAAMSRMANQNHKQAIIEAGDTVILSARQIPGNEKSISRLINECYKRNAFVYDSSSARIHVSGHGAQEDLRLMIESTRPRYFIPIHGEYRQLYRHKLYACQELDYEPENVILMQSGEVLALDGERALISDKIQVGKIYMDDSRSVIVDEAVMRDRKHLAYDGIIIPVLVVNKETGEMKTDPEIATCGYMLLDGNEEWMDELKEVINQTLTTVPYDERSDMSAFKEKIRLGLKRYIQKLTKQRPTILPVIMQV from the coding sequence GTGATAAATACCCCGGTTGAAATTATTCCTCTTGGTGGGTTAGGTGAATTTGGAATGAACTGTCTGGCGCTTCGCTATGATGGTTCAATGATTATTATTGATGTGGGCTTGATGTTTTCTGAAGTTGGGCACTATGGGGTAGACATCATGATCCCGGATTTTTCCTATGTGGAAGAACATCGTGACGAACTGCTCGCGGTTGTGCTGACTCATAGCCACGAAGACCATATCGGAGCGCTTCCGTTTTTGCTTCAGGCGGTAAATGTACCCGTCTATGGCACCCCCTACACACTCAGTGTCGCCGACCGTAAGCTTGATGAACATAAGCTGACGGATTGCACTCAAACCCATACCATCCATGCCGGAGAATCATTTACGGTTGGCCCTTTCACAGTTGAATTTATCCGGGTTTCCCATTCAACCGTTGATTGTGTCGCGCTGGCTGTGACAACGCCGGTGGGGGTGATTATTCATACCGGCGACTATAAATTTGACGAAACCCCAGTCTGTGGCGATGCAATTAATATCGAGCGATTGAAAGAATATGGTCGCCGGGGCGTGCTTGCTTTACTTTCTGATTCCACCAATGTCGAACGACCTGGGCGAATGCCGTCTGAGCGGGCAGTGATTCCAGCGCTTGAAGATATCTTTGATCAAACGGATGGGCGAATTTTCGTCAGTTGTTTTGCGTCGAGCATCCATCGGATTCAGATTATTCTGGATCTGGCCGATGATTTCGGTCGCTCGGTTTTTCCGGTTGGGCGCGGAATGTTGCGTTCGCTGGAAACGGCTGACCAGAATGGATTTTTGCGCATTCCAGACGGGCTTTTGCTCACGGCTTCGGAATACAAGCAAACCAATTCAGAAGATGTGGTGGTGTTGGCCACTGGCTGTCAGGGCGAGCCAATGGCGGCGATGTCGCGCATGGCCAATCAAAACCACAAACAGGCGATTATTGAAGCCGGTGACACGGTCATCCTCTCAGCGCGCCAGATTCCAGGCAATGAAAAATCAATTTCCCGGTTGATCAATGAATGTTACAAGCGCAATGCTTTTGTGTATGACTCTTCCTCGGCACGTATCCACGTCTCAGGCCACGGTGCCCAGGAAGATTTGCGCTTGATGATCGAATCAACCCGGCCACGGTATTTCATCCCGATTCATGGCGAATATCGCCAGCTTTATCGGCACAAACTCTATGCCTGTCAGGAGCTTGATTATGAGCCAGAGAATGTCATTCTGATGCAGAGCGGAGAAGTCCTGGCCCTTGACGGAGAGCGAGCGCTGATTTCAGATAAGATTCAGGTGGGCAAGATTTACATGGATGACAGCCGCTCAGTCATTGTGGATGAGGCGGTGATGCGTGACCGAAAGCATCTGGCGTATGATGGAATCATTATCCCAGTGCTGGTGGTCAATAAAGAAACCGGTGAAATGAAGACCGATCCGGAAATTGCCACCTGCGGATATATGCTGCTTGATGGGAATGAAGAGTGGATGGATGAACTCAAGGAAGTGATCAATCAAACACTGACCACCGTGCCGTATGACGAACGTTCCGATATGTCAGCGTTTAAAGAGAAAATCCGACTCGGCCTCAAACGCTACATTCAAAAGTTAACCAAACAGCGTCCGACGATTCTACCAGTCATTATGCAAGTCTGA
- the bcp gene encoding thioredoxin-dependent thiol peroxidase — MPNVGDLAPDFSTKDAFGNTITLSALRGQKVVLFFYPKDDTPGCTKEACSFRDANSTYADKGIRVLGVSLDDETSHQAFATKYSLPFTLLADTDHTVSEAYGVYGEQEWKGHKFLGVARKTFLIDENGVLKQVFDTVNVEIHAQEVLDAFEA; from the coding sequence ATGCCCAACGTCGGAGATCTCGCACCAGACTTTTCAACCAAAGATGCGTTTGGCAACACCATCACGCTTTCCGCCCTGCGCGGCCAGAAGGTCGTGCTGTTTTTCTACCCGAAAGACGATACCCCAGGCTGCACCAAAGAAGCCTGCAGTTTCCGGGATGCCAACTCGACGTATGCCGATAAAGGGATCCGAGTCCTTGGCGTATCGCTCGATGATGAAACCTCACACCAGGCATTTGCCACCAAATACTCGCTCCCCTTCACCTTGCTCGCCGATACCGATCACACCGTTTCTGAAGCCTATGGTGTTTATGGCGAACAGGAGTGGAAAGGCCATAAATTTTTAGGTGTCGCCCGCAAGACCTTCCTCATTGACGAAAATGGCGTTCTCAAGCAGGTTTTCGATACCGTCAATGTCGAAATTCACGCCCAGGAAGTTCTTGACGCGTTTGAAGCCTGA
- a CDS encoding dephospho-CoA kinase, which translates to MLKVGLTGSIAVGKSHVSSYLRELGCQVLDSDQIARVVVEPGTPALADIAETFGPEVLNDDGTLNRQRLGTIIFGHDKLRQKLNAIVHPRVHAEQERQFAEIASRDPKAIVIVDAALLIESGGYRRFDKIVVVWCPKKLQVNRLRKRNQLSRAEALQRINAQMSSQEKRKFADFEINSAGTFEETRHKTEEVYHQLRALADQTPVT; encoded by the coding sequence ATGCTTAAAGTCGGTCTCACCGGAAGCATCGCCGTTGGCAAGTCCCACGTTTCGAGCTATTTGCGCGAACTTGGCTGCCAGGTGCTCGATTCTGACCAGATTGCCCGTGTCGTGGTTGAACCGGGAACACCAGCGCTGGCAGACATCGCGGAAACATTTGGCCCGGAAGTCCTCAATGACGACGGCACGCTCAACCGTCAGCGGCTCGGGACCATCATTTTTGGCCATGACAAACTCCGGCAAAAGCTCAATGCGATTGTTCATCCACGGGTTCATGCCGAGCAGGAACGCCAGTTTGCTGAAATCGCCAGCCGTGATCCGAAGGCCATTGTGATTGTGGATGCCGCCTTGTTGATTGAATCAGGCGGATATCGGCGGTTTGATAAAATCGTCGTGGTCTGGTGTCCGAAAAAATTGCAGGTCAACCGGCTTCGCAAGCGCAATCAACTCTCGCGAGCCGAGGCATTACAGCGCATCAACGCGCAAATGTCATCGCAAGAAAAGCGAAAATTTGCTGACTTTGAGATCAACTCGGCTGGAACTTTCGAAGAAACGCGCCACAAAACCGAAGAAGTCTACCATCAGCTTCGCGCCTTAGCCGATCAGACACCTGTAACGTAA
- a CDS encoding ribonucleoside-diphosphate reductase subunit alpha has protein sequence MKAAESKHPHADAPAGIGMRVRKRNGSFEPVDVNKIVRAVSRCCHGLYYVDALRVATKTISGLYDGATTKELDQLSIQTAASLIVEEPEYSRLAARLLGTYIDKEVTNQEIHSFSQSITAGHKLGLFSDRLAEFVSANSRKLNAAITGQRTELFEFFGIRTLYDRYLVKHPTKRDVIETPQYFFMRVACGLAETVKDVIDLYHLFSSLSYVPSSPTLFNSGTKHEQLSSCFLLDSPEDDLEAIYKKYTDVALLSKFSGGIGIAYSRVRSQGSLIRGTNGHSQGIVPWLKTLDASVAAVNQCFAPETLVYTANGVKEIKDIKVGDLVLGQRGKYREVLKHMTYFQHDPMVEIKVKHSISPIKVTAGHPMWAIQGIPMEQSLERTMSQLEREKFVPAWVEAGQLRKGDYVAQVIPTEVVPVQGFTEDDARMYGILLGDGHLAKDNDEWGVSGNPLTDTHLEFVRQYLNNANIHYWQTSRGENYLQIRWAAGRGVVREATTGRFLSSGASTLPFTREDMYDENGQKHIARRFSHLPPQQTRALIQGLIETDGGVSRGKEIYFTNTSQKLVEGLRYQLLRLGIPAAGQYRERENAHQGIRSDGSTAHFTGVTKAFDLRIPAVPGIAELVDCHPVTKKNWFIWDGCVWSRITKQKEITPVVKVHDLKVEGDETYLTSAVLVRNGGKRKGACCVYLETWHADIEQFLELRDNTGDEARRTHNLNLANWVPDLFMQRVEKDELWSLFDPKVVPHFTDLFGEEFESAYAKAEEEKLYNKQVRARDLYGRMMRTLAQTGNGWMTFKDKSNKACNQTAKPGAVVHLSNLCTEILEVTSASETAVCNLGSVNLARHVVDGKFDFEKLATTVRLAVKQLDRVIDINFYPIRSTADSNARWRPVGLGVMGLHDVFFQLKLAFDAPEARALSRKIQEEIYYTALSTSCDLATKLGAHKAFPETRAAKGELQFDAWGVVPENTERWDTLRERIKKHSLRNSLLLAIAPTATIASIAGCYECIEPQVSNLFKRETLSGDFLQINKYLVNDLKELGMWNEAMRSRVKMSEGSIQDIEEIPANVREIYRTAWEIPMRSLIDMAADRGPFIDQSQSLNLFVENPTIGKVSSMYFYAWQKGLKTTYYLRSRPATRIAKTTVSTTTEAVAPPQPVSESKAIACSLENPESCEACQ, from the coding sequence ATGAAAGCTGCCGAATCAAAGCACCCCCACGCTGATGCACCAGCCGGGATCGGAATGCGCGTGCGGAAACGGAATGGATCGTTTGAGCCGGTTGACGTCAATAAAATTGTGCGCGCGGTCAGCCGCTGCTGCCATGGACTGTATTATGTTGACGCCCTGCGCGTTGCGACCAAGACCATCAGCGGTCTCTATGACGGAGCAACCACCAAGGAACTCGATCAACTTTCGATCCAAACCGCCGCGTCGCTGATTGTCGAAGAACCTGAATACTCACGCCTCGCCGCCCGGTTGCTGGGCACCTACATTGATAAAGAGGTCACCAATCAGGAAATTCACTCGTTTTCACAGTCCATCACGGCTGGTCACAAACTTGGGCTCTTTTCAGACCGGCTGGCCGAATTTGTGTCCGCCAATAGCCGCAAACTCAATGCCGCCATTACTGGGCAACGAACTGAATTATTTGAATTTTTTGGGATTCGCACCCTCTATGACCGCTATCTGGTCAAACATCCGACCAAACGCGATGTGATTGAAACACCACAATATTTCTTCATGCGCGTGGCCTGTGGACTGGCGGAAACCGTCAAGGATGTGATTGATCTGTATCATCTTTTTTCATCACTGTCCTATGTCCCGAGTTCTCCGACCCTGTTTAATTCCGGCACCAAACACGAGCAGCTTTCATCGTGCTTTCTGCTTGATTCACCCGAAGACGACCTCGAAGCAATTTATAAGAAATACACCGACGTGGCCCTGCTGTCGAAATTCTCAGGCGGTATCGGCATTGCCTATTCACGAGTGCGCAGCCAGGGGTCATTGATTCGCGGAACGAATGGCCACTCCCAGGGCATCGTCCCGTGGCTCAAGACCTTAGACGCTTCGGTGGCAGCCGTGAACCAGTGCTTTGCTCCGGAAACGCTGGTTTATACCGCGAATGGCGTGAAAGAAATCAAAGACATCAAAGTTGGAGATCTGGTCCTTGGCCAGCGTGGAAAATACCGCGAAGTCCTCAAGCATATGACCTATTTCCAACACGACCCAATGGTTGAAATCAAGGTCAAACACTCAATTTCCCCGATTAAGGTCACGGCTGGTCACCCAATGTGGGCGATTCAGGGCATTCCAATGGAACAATCCCTTGAGCGCACGATGTCACAGTTGGAGCGTGAAAAATTTGTTCCAGCCTGGGTTGAAGCTGGTCAACTCCGAAAAGGCGACTATGTGGCACAAGTTATTCCAACTGAGGTGGTTCCAGTTCAAGGATTCACTGAAGACGATGCCCGGATGTATGGAATTTTGCTGGGAGATGGTCATCTTGCAAAAGATAATGATGAATGGGGAGTTTCTGGAAACCCATTAACCGACACACACCTGGAGTTTGTTCGCCAATACCTCAACAATGCCAATATTCACTACTGGCAAACGAGTCGGGGTGAGAATTACCTGCAAATTCGGTGGGCAGCAGGACGTGGGGTCGTTCGGGAAGCAACCACTGGACGATTTCTCAGCAGTGGAGCGTCAACGTTGCCCTTCACACGAGAAGACATGTATGACGAAAACGGCCAAAAACATATTGCCCGCCGGTTTTCGCATCTGCCCCCGCAACAAACCCGCGCACTTATTCAAGGTCTGATTGAAACTGATGGCGGCGTAAGTCGTGGTAAAGAAATTTACTTCACCAACACTTCGCAAAAACTGGTTGAAGGGCTGCGCTATCAATTGCTGCGGCTGGGTATTCCAGCGGCGGGTCAATATCGCGAACGTGAAAATGCGCATCAGGGAATTCGGTCAGATGGATCAACCGCCCACTTCACAGGCGTGACCAAAGCCTTTGACTTGCGAATCCCAGCCGTTCCTGGAATTGCTGAACTCGTTGATTGTCATCCAGTTACAAAGAAGAACTGGTTTATTTGGGATGGCTGCGTCTGGTCTCGGATTACCAAACAAAAAGAAATTACACCCGTGGTTAAAGTCCATGACTTAAAGGTTGAAGGCGACGAAACTTATTTAACTTCCGCTGTTTTGGTGAGGAATGGTGGAAAAAGGAAGGGGGCGTGTTGCGTTTACCTCGAAACCTGGCATGCGGATATCGAGCAATTTCTTGAACTTCGCGACAACACCGGTGATGAAGCCCGCCGCACGCACAACCTGAATCTGGCCAACTGGGTGCCCGATCTATTTATGCAGCGGGTTGAAAAAGATGAGCTGTGGTCGCTGTTTGATCCAAAGGTTGTGCCGCACTTTACGGACCTGTTTGGCGAGGAATTTGAATCCGCCTATGCCAAAGCCGAAGAAGAAAAGCTGTACAACAAACAGGTTCGCGCCCGTGACCTCTATGGCCGGATGATGCGCACGCTGGCCCAGACCGGAAACGGCTGGATGACCTTTAAAGACAAGTCCAACAAAGCCTGCAACCAGACCGCCAAACCCGGCGCCGTGGTTCACCTGTCAAACCTCTGCACGGAAATCCTCGAAGTCACGTCCGCAAGTGAAACCGCCGTCTGCAATCTGGGTTCAGTCAATCTTGCCCGGCACGTGGTGGATGGTAAATTTGATTTTGAAAAACTGGCAACGACGGTTCGGCTGGCCGTGAAACAGCTTGATCGGGTGATTGATATCAACTTCTATCCGATTCGGAGCACGGCTGACTCCAACGCCCGCTGGCGTCCGGTGGGGCTGGGCGTGATGGGGCTGCACGACGTGTTCTTCCAGCTTAAACTGGCCTTTGATGCGCCCGAAGCCCGTGCCCTGTCGCGCAAAATTCAGGAAGAAATTTACTACACAGCGCTTTCAACCTCGTGCGATCTGGCGACCAAACTCGGAGCGCACAAGGCATTTCCTGAAACCCGCGCGGCCAAAGGTGAGCTGCAATTTGATGCCTGGGGCGTTGTTCCGGAAAACACCGAACGCTGGGACACACTCCGCGAGCGAATCAAAAAGCACAGCTTGCGCAACTCGCTGCTGCTGGCGATTGCTCCGACAGCCACAATTGCTTCAATTGCTGGATGTTATGAGTGTATCGAACCGCAAGTTTCAAACCTGTTCAAACGTGAAACGCTTTCTGGCGATTTCCTGCAAATCAACAAGTACCTGGTCAACGACCTGAAAGAACTGGGCATGTGGAATGAAGCCATGCGTTCCAGGGTCAAAATGAGTGAAGGTTCGATTCAGGACATTGAGGAAATCCCGGCCAACGTCCGCGAAATTTATCGCACGGCGTGGGAAATCCCGATGCGGTCGCTGATTGATATGGCGGCTGACCGAGGACCGTTCATTGACCAGAGCCAGTCGCTCAACCTGTTTGTCGAAAACCCGACCATCGGCAAGGTCTCGTCAATGTATTTCTATGCGTGGCAGAAAGGTCTGAAGACGACCTACTACCTGCGTTCACGCCCGGCAACGCGCATCGCCAAGACAACGGTTTCAACGACAACCGAAGCAGTAGCACCACCGCAACCGGTCAGCGAATCAAAGGCCATTGCCTGCTCGCTTGAAAACCCGGAATCGTGCGAAGCGTGCCAGTAA
- a CDS encoding ribonucleotide-diphosphate reductase subunit beta, with the protein MLLDPQLNLTLRPMQYPVFYEMYRQAIRNTWTVDEVDFSTDLADLRSRLTPAERHLINRLVAFFATGDSIVSNNLALNLYKHINSPEARMYLSRQLYEEALHVQFYLTLLDTYIPDLDERAQAFKAIESIPSIREKAQFCFRWMDSVQNLDQLNTIEERRQFLLNLICFATCIEGLFFFAAFAYVYFLRSKGLLHGLAAGTNWVFRDESAHMMFAFEVIKTVRQEEPELFDEELGERIARMIDEAIECETLFAQDLLSQGVAGLSTGDMRQYLEYVADQRLTMLELPVRYHARNPFPFMDLQDVQELANFFERRVSAYQVGVTGEVAFNEAF; encoded by the coding sequence ATGCTTCTCGATCCGCAATTAAATTTGACATTGCGTCCAATGCAATACCCGGTTTTTTATGAAATGTACCGTCAGGCGATCCGCAATACCTGGACGGTTGACGAAGTGGACTTCTCGACTGATCTGGCTGATTTGCGCTCGCGTCTGACCCCGGCTGAACGTCACCTCATCAACCGGCTGGTCGCGTTTTTCGCCACAGGTGACTCGATTGTGTCCAATAATCTGGCCTTAAACCTCTATAAACACATCAATTCGCCCGAAGCACGCATGTATCTGTCGCGTCAGTTGTATGAAGAAGCCCTGCACGTTCAGTTCTATCTGACACTGCTCGACACCTACATCCCTGACCTCGACGAACGGGCCCAGGCATTCAAGGCGATTGAAAGCATTCCCTCCATTCGTGAAAAGGCGCAGTTCTGTTTCCGCTGGATGGATTCAGTTCAAAACCTGGATCAACTCAACACGATTGAAGAGCGGCGGCAATTCCTGCTCAACCTGATTTGCTTTGCAACTTGCATCGAAGGGCTATTTTTCTTTGCCGCATTTGCCTACGTTTATTTCTTGCGTTCAAAGGGGTTATTGCACGGATTAGCTGCCGGAACCAACTGGGTCTTTCGGGATGAAAGCGCTCATATGATGTTTGCTTTCGAAGTCATCAAGACCGTGCGCCAGGAAGAACCCGAACTCTTTGACGAAGAACTCGGCGAACGCATCGCCAGGATGATTGATGAAGCCATCGAGTGCGAAACGCTGTTTGCCCAGGACCTGCTCAGCCAGGGTGTTGCCGGGTTGTCAACCGGTGATATGCGTCAGTATCTGGAATATGTCGCCGACCAGCGGTTGACGATGCTGGAATTGCCGGTCCGCTACCACGCCCGCAACCCATTTCCATTTATGGACTTGCAGGACGTTCAGGAACTGGCGAACTTCTTTGAACGCCGCGTCTCCGCCTATCAGGTCGGCGTCACCGGCGAAGTGGCGTTTAATGAGGCGTTTTAG
- a CDS encoding type II toxin-antitoxin system HicA family toxin: protein MPKLRRLSGGDVLKILALFGFEKVSQRGSHIKLQRVLTGGSKQTLTVPNHTELDAGTLKAIYRQASAFISEADLFDQFYHS from the coding sequence ATGCCAAAGCTTAGACGTCTTTCCGGTGGTGATGTCCTCAAGATTCTTGCTTTATTTGGATTTGAAAAAGTCTCTCAACGAGGGAGCCACATCAAATTGCAGCGTGTTCTAACGGGTGGTTCAAAACAAACACTGACCGTTCCAAATCATACTGAACTTGATGCAGGTACATTGAAAGCTATTTACCGACAGGCGAGTGCATTCATTAGTGAGGCTGATTTATTTGATCAGTTCTATCATTCATAG
- a CDS encoding type II toxin-antitoxin system HicB family antitoxin yields the protein MKTEIQVNVFRGEAYYVAECLDLPVVTQAKTLDELIVNIKEAIELHLEGEDLLALGFSENPTIVIHYELEPLTYAKA from the coding sequence ATGAAAACAGAGATTCAAGTCAATGTGTTTCGCGGAGAAGCTTATTACGTGGCGGAATGTCTGGATTTGCCGGTTGTCACTCAGGCAAAGACGCTGGATGAACTGATTGTCAACATCAAAGAAGCCATTGAACTACATCTTGAAGGGGAAGACTTGCTGGCACTTGGATTTTCAGAAAATCCAACGATTGTGATTCATTATGAACTGGAACCCTTGACCTATGCCAAAGCTTAG
- a CDS encoding putative DNA binding domain-containing protein — protein MARKKFRMGHTNRREPETERSFFEHMFTRDNHQTLDRREVLDLVRGGEDSEVEFKSRFSNPEKIAAEIVALANTGGGAILFGVSDTCRVEGLDNADRVEEELREVCAHDIIPPIHPYMDKVSFDNGRRVLVLEVDDRRAPHTTRDQKFYIRVGSVKREAELDEIPELFRRYRPTHFEQIPWFPASMDDIDESLVWAYVKAVQGDTGKLPAGYPTAMVLQDMQLAITRADEYIPNLIGLLLFGKSKSVARLFPRSRLVATRFSGDAVTDPIVEQVAFTGNIGTLSEYAEGFLNRYVDLTDQPLYRKSASHQGPTSHRRANYSRKAVMEAVTNALIHRDYSAREECIRLVVFDRRIEIANPAFAKGLPRKAVELYGVSFPTNPRLKAFMKNEAYGATVHHGGLPMIRREMHHFTRREPKISIHAAEFQIEIFGA, from the coding sequence ATGGCTCGAAAAAAATTTCGCATGGGTCACACCAACCGGCGTGAGCCAGAGACCGAACGCTCTTTCTTTGAACACATGTTCACCCGCGACAATCACCAGACCCTTGACCGGCGAGAGGTTCTGGATCTGGTTCGTGGAGGCGAAGACAGCGAAGTTGAGTTTAAAAGCCGGTTCAGCAATCCCGAAAAAATTGCGGCTGAAATTGTGGCGCTCGCCAACACTGGCGGCGGCGCGATTTTATTTGGCGTGAGTGATACCTGCCGGGTTGAGGGCCTCGACAATGCCGACCGGGTTGAGGAAGAACTCCGCGAAGTCTGTGCGCACGACATCATTCCACCGATCCATCCCTACATGGACAAAGTGTCGTTTGACAATGGCCGGCGGGTGCTGGTGCTCGAAGTTGACGACCGGCGGGCGCCACACACCACGCGTGACCAGAAATTCTACATCCGGGTTGGCTCAGTCAAACGCGAAGCTGAACTCGACGAAATCCCCGAACTTTTCCGTCGCTATCGCCCAACCCATTTCGAGCAAATTCCGTGGTTTCCAGCCTCGATGGATGATATTGACGAATCGCTGGTCTGGGCGTATGTCAAAGCCGTACAGGGAGATACCGGAAAACTTCCCGCCGGGTATCCGACCGCAATGGTGTTGCAGGACATGCAACTGGCAATTACCCGCGCAGATGAATACATCCCAAATTTGATTGGATTGTTGCTGTTTGGCAAAAGCAAAAGCGTGGCGCGGCTTTTCCCACGAAGCCGACTGGTGGCGACACGGTTTTCAGGCGACGCGGTCACCGACCCGATTGTTGAACAGGTTGCCTTTACGGGAAACATCGGAACGCTTTCGGAATATGCCGAAGGCTTTTTGAATCGCTACGTTGATTTGACCGACCAGCCGCTCTATCGCAAAAGTGCCTCGCACCAGGGGCCAACCAGTCATCGCCGGGCAAACTATTCCCGCAAAGCCGTGATGGAAGCCGTGACCAATGCACTGATACATCGGGACTATAGCGCCCGCGAAGAGTGCATCCGACTGGTAGTGTTTGATCGACGGATTGAAATCGCCAACCCGGCGTTTGCCAAAGGGTTACCGCGCAAAGCCGTCGAACTCTATGGCGTAAGCTTCCCGACCAATCCACGTTTGAAAGCCTTTATGAAAAATGAAGCCTACGGTGCCACGGTCCATCACGGAGGGCTGCCGATGATCCGCCGGGAAATGCACCACTTCACCCGCCGTGAACCGAAAATCTCAATTCACGCCGCTGAGTTTCAGATTGAGATTTTTGGAGCGTGA
- a CDS encoding LEA type 2 family protein translates to MLYTQILTKLLILLVVTTGIVFVVAGEPVCAGTGPVAEKKDERDEPQLTLRRIRVEKLRIRTADLIASVDILNPKSAVTIKNLKFNVKLNGVPSGVGEYEDTLKLPSKSTLSIDLPLTVDLMALPEVGINGLLDGAQLEYEIRAEFDVPVLFFKKHVERKLKGTVPLESLAPKLDLPELDLPRIELPRLRIPRIDWP, encoded by the coding sequence ATGCTTTACACTCAAATACTCACCAAATTACTGATTTTACTGGTTGTTACGACAGGCATTGTGTTTGTTGTGGCTGGTGAGCCGGTGTGTGCGGGGACAGGCCCTGTTGCCGAAAAGAAAGACGAACGTGACGAGCCACAATTGACGTTGCGGCGCATTCGAGTGGAAAAACTGCGGATTCGAACGGCAGACCTGATTGCCAGTGTGGACATTCTGAATCCAAAATCAGCCGTGACGATCAAAAATCTCAAATTTAACGTCAAACTCAACGGTGTGCCGAGCGGTGTTGGGGAATATGAAGACACGCTGAAACTTCCATCCAAATCAACGCTTTCGATTGATTTACCGCTGACTGTTGATTTAATGGCGCTTCCGGAAGTTGGAATCAATGGTTTGCTGGATGGCGCCCAGCTTGAATATGAAATCCGTGCGGAATTTGACGTACCTGTTTTATTCTTTAAAAAACACGTTGAGCGGAAACTCAAAGGAACGGTTCCGTTAGAATCCCTGGCGCCAAAGCTTGATTTACCGGAACTTGATTTGCCGCGCATCGAGTTACCACGGCTGCGAATCCCCCGAATTGACTGGCCCTGA